From one Luteolibacter sp. SL250 genomic stretch:
- a CDS encoding PP2C family serine/threonine-protein phosphatase encodes MSEGALFHWSYRSHSGSRKPRNDDSVVAFASGLGGAESLPESGSRTLSECDLVFAVSDGMGGGNAGDLASSLLLRGMSEMIPETFKAAASGFFPDSLEHLGDTLRAVHEQINVAAASCEEQKGMSATVALAWFTPENLYLANVGDSRIYLSRGGELTQLSKDHTLAWDQWKRGQIGEMQYRSHPRRSALYEVIGGGHPRMRPHLAAVPYLPGDRFLICSDGLIDGLTEQHIANALSEDLSPTGALEKMMERALRSAGGDDTTLIVIHL; translated from the coding sequence GTGTCCGAAGGCGCGCTTTTCCACTGGTCCTATCGATCCCACAGCGGATCCCGCAAACCCCGGAATGACGATTCCGTGGTGGCATTCGCTTCGGGCCTTGGCGGAGCTGAATCGCTCCCGGAATCCGGGAGCAGGACCTTGTCCGAATGTGACCTAGTTTTCGCGGTCTCTGATGGGATGGGTGGCGGAAATGCGGGAGATCTGGCTTCCTCCCTTTTGTTGCGTGGGATGAGCGAAATGATCCCGGAGACATTCAAAGCCGCGGCTTCAGGTTTCTTCCCGGACTCACTGGAGCATCTCGGCGACACGCTCCGGGCCGTGCATGAGCAGATCAACGTGGCCGCGGCATCCTGTGAGGAACAGAAAGGGATGTCCGCCACGGTGGCACTGGCGTGGTTCACCCCGGAGAACCTCTATCTGGCGAATGTGGGTGACTCCCGGATCTACCTTTCACGCGGTGGAGAACTCACCCAGCTCTCCAAAGACCACACCCTCGCCTGGGATCAGTGGAAACGGGGCCAGATCGGCGAGATGCAATATCGCTCCCACCCTCGTCGGTCGGCGCTCTACGAAGTCATCGGTGGCGGCCACCCAAGGATGCGGCCCCATCTGGCAGCAGTCCCCTATCTCCCCGGTGACCGCTTCCTGATCTGCTCCGACGGACTCATCGACGGGCTTACCGAACAGCACATCGCCAATGCCCTGTCGGAAGACCTCAGCCCCACCGGAGCGTTGGAAAAGATGATGGAACGGGCTCTCCGCAGTGCCGGCGGCGATGATACCACGCTCATAGTGATCCACTTGTAG
- a CDS encoding glutamine synthetase beta-grasp domain-containing protein → MAKYKLEYIWLDGYKPTPNLRSKTLIKDFDAFPKLEELPNWGFDGSSTQQAEGRSSDCVLKPVALYPDTTRRNGVLVMCEVMMPDGVTPHPSNSRATILDDPGAWFGFEQEYFLYQDGRPLGFPTDGYPAPQGPYYTGVGYKNVGDIARQIVEEHLDLCLDAGINHEGINAEVAKGQWEFQIFGKGSKKAADEVWVARYLLIRLCEKYGIDINFHCKPLGDTDWNGSGMHANFSTDYLREKGGKAYFEALMAAFGDHTAEHIAVYGPDNHMRLTGLHETQSIDKFSYGVADRGASVRVPHSFVKGDAYRGYLEDRRPNSQGDPYQIASRILATIETVPKP, encoded by the coding sequence ATGGCCAAATACAAATTGGAATACATCTGGCTCGACGGCTACAAGCCAACCCCGAACCTCCGCAGCAAAACCCTCATCAAGGATTTCGACGCATTCCCGAAGCTTGAAGAACTGCCAAACTGGGGCTTTGACGGTAGCTCGACCCAACAGGCTGAAGGCCGCAGCTCCGACTGCGTCCTGAAACCAGTGGCCCTCTATCCGGACACCACCCGCCGCAACGGCGTGCTCGTGATGTGCGAAGTCATGATGCCAGATGGTGTGACCCCCCATCCTTCCAACTCCCGTGCCACCATCCTGGACGATCCGGGCGCATGGTTCGGTTTCGAGCAGGAATATTTCCTTTATCAGGACGGCCGTCCCCTCGGCTTCCCGACCGATGGCTACCCAGCCCCGCAAGGTCCATACTACACCGGCGTCGGCTACAAGAACGTGGGTGACATCGCCCGCCAGATCGTTGAGGAGCACCTCGACCTCTGCCTTGACGCAGGCATCAACCACGAAGGCATCAACGCCGAAGTGGCGAAAGGCCAGTGGGAATTCCAGATCTTCGGCAAAGGCTCCAAGAAGGCCGCCGACGAAGTGTGGGTTGCCCGTTACCTCCTGATCCGCCTTTGCGAAAAGTACGGTATCGACATCAACTTCCACTGCAAGCCGCTGGGTGACACCGACTGGAATGGTTCCGGCATGCACGCGAACTTCTCCACGGACTACCTCCGTGAAAAGGGCGGCAAGGCCTACTTCGAGGCCCTGATGGCTGCATTCGGCGACCACACCGCCGAGCACATCGCCGTCTATGGTCCGGACAACCACATGCGCCTCACCGGCCTCCACGAAACCCAGTCGATCGACAAGTTCTCCTACGGAGTCGCTGACCGTGGTGCATCCGTCCGCGTTCCGCACAGCTTCGTGAAGGGTGACGCCTATCGTGGCTATCTCGAGGACCGTCGTCCGAACTCCCAGGGTGATCCATACCAGATCGCCTCCCGGATCCTCGCGACCATCGAGACCGTGCCCAAGCCCTGA
- a CDS encoding DUF1080 domain-containing protein codes for MKSIILLSALALPVFAGEPNTLSDKEKADGFKLIFDGKSLDGFRNFKKEDVNAKWIVKDGAITLTEKGGGDLLTKDQYANFEFRFEFKIAPEGNSGIMWRSSEAGKAPYETGPEYQVLDSRSKTAYQHEIKRGNLAGAFYDIIPAKPEVSKPAGEWNEGSIKVDGTKITLTINGTVTADVDTSTEQWKELLAKSKFAKWEKFNKEAKGHLVFQDHGDVVSFRSLRVKEL; via the coding sequence ATGAAATCCATCATCCTGCTCAGCGCCCTGGCGCTTCCTGTTTTCGCCGGCGAACCCAACACCCTCTCCGACAAGGAGAAGGCGGACGGCTTCAAACTCATCTTCGACGGCAAGTCGCTCGACGGTTTCCGCAACTTCAAGAAGGAGGATGTGAACGCAAAGTGGATCGTCAAGGACGGTGCCATCACCCTGACGGAAAAGGGCGGCGGCGACCTCCTCACTAAGGACCAGTATGCGAACTTCGAGTTCCGCTTCGAGTTCAAGATCGCCCCGGAAGGCAACTCCGGCATCATGTGGCGTTCCAGCGAAGCGGGCAAGGCCCCCTACGAAACCGGTCCGGAATACCAGGTGCTGGATTCCCGCTCCAAGACCGCCTATCAGCATGAGATCAAGCGCGGCAACCTCGCTGGTGCCTTCTACGACATCATCCCCGCCAAACCGGAGGTTTCCAAGCCGGCCGGCGAATGGAATGAAGGCAGCATCAAGGTGGATGGCACCAAGATCACCCTCACCATCAACGGCACCGTCACCGCCGATGTGGATACCTCCACCGAGCAATGGAAAGAACTGCTCGCGAAGTCCAAGTTCGCCAAGTGGGAGAAGTTCAACAAGGAAGCGAAAGGTCACCTCGTCTTCCAGGACCACGGTGACGTGGTGTCCTTCCGCTCCCTGCGGGTGAAGGAACTCTGA
- a CDS encoding J domain-containing protein, with protein MTDAFETLSLPPRLDLGDEELRGAFREAGKRLHPDAGGGEGEFAALKEALAILSSPSRRLAHWLSLRGTAVEPRGMIAPGLMDLFGKIGPVSQMAETVIRKRETAQSALGKALLEPELQNCLQRVEEMIAEVDASLAAECAVFAPWMATNPDSATGSEKVRNLAFLEKWKTSLKSLYARML; from the coding sequence ATGACGGATGCTTTCGAGACCCTCTCGCTGCCGCCACGGCTGGACTTGGGCGATGAAGAGCTCCGTGGCGCGTTCCGGGAAGCCGGAAAGCGGCTGCACCCGGATGCCGGAGGTGGGGAAGGGGAATTCGCCGCACTGAAGGAAGCTCTCGCGATTCTGTCCAGCCCGTCCCGGCGGCTTGCCCACTGGCTTTCCCTCCGGGGAACGGCCGTGGAACCCCGTGGCATGATCGCCCCGGGACTGATGGATCTGTTCGGAAAGATCGGCCCGGTCAGCCAGATGGCGGAAACCGTGATCCGCAAGCGGGAGACCGCCCAGTCGGCCCTGGGGAAGGCATTGCTGGAGCCGGAACTCCAGAACTGCCTCCAGCGCGTTGAGGAAATGATCGCGGAGGTGGATGCCTCCCTGGCGGCGGAATGCGCCGTGTTCGCGCCGTGGATGGCCACGAATCCGGATTCAGCTACGGGCTCGGAGAAGGTAAGGAACCTGGCATTCCTGGAAAAGTGGAAAACCTCCCTGAAGAGCCTCTACGCCAGGATGTTGTGA
- a CDS encoding cupin domain-containing protein, with translation MEIRRYDEQVPFTTKDGSTIRSLLDRANAPVANQSLAEATLPPGAATERHYHGVSEEFYYILEGKGLMEIDGQEREVGPGDAILIPAKAWHQITAEGAMRFLCCCAPPYAHEDTFFA, from the coding sequence ATGGAAATCCGCAGATACGACGAACAGGTGCCGTTCACCACCAAGGACGGTTCGACGATCCGCAGCCTGCTGGACCGTGCGAACGCCCCCGTGGCGAACCAGAGCCTGGCGGAAGCGACGCTGCCGCCGGGAGCGGCGACCGAGCGGCACTATCACGGAGTGAGCGAGGAGTTCTACTACATCCTCGAAGGGAAGGGCCTCATGGAAATCGACGGACAGGAACGCGAAGTGGGTCCCGGTGACGCCATCCTGATCCCGGCAAAGGCCTGGCACCAGATCACAGCGGAAGGGGCGATGCGCTTCCTCTGCTGCTGCGCGCCGCCCTACGCGCATGAGGACACGTTCTTTGCCTGA
- the hflK gene encoding FtsH protease activity modulator HflK — translation MATKPPKFPSSPPASNILTKLPKIIFGVFILIMVLSGLFSSFYTVPAESQAVVLRFGKPIKTSMPGLHFKIPFGVDKSYAVQVERQMKQEFGFGTDNSTNPWQYGAEDEQEQEKNMVTGDLNAALVEWVVQYRIDDPMQYLFEVESPDAALRDLSENVMREVVGDRTVDEVITIGRQEIETIATQKLQDATRSYEMGLRIDQIQLKNVNPPRRVQGSFNEVNNALQEKESAINIANGEYNKAVPLARGEADRMVSAAEGYAMKRVNEAEGDVASFEALLKQYSTAPDVTRRRIYLETMSEILPNIGRTVMLDEDAKGLLPLLNLGGSTVTLPEGGAR, via the coding sequence ATGGCCACCAAGCCTCCCAAGTTCCCATCATCTCCCCCGGCATCGAACATTCTGACAAAGCTGCCGAAGATCATCTTCGGGGTTTTCATCCTGATCATGGTGCTGTCGGGGCTGTTTTCCTCATTCTACACCGTCCCGGCGGAGTCGCAGGCGGTGGTTCTCCGCTTCGGCAAGCCGATCAAGACCAGCATGCCCGGCCTCCACTTCAAGATCCCATTCGGCGTGGACAAGAGCTATGCGGTCCAGGTTGAGCGGCAGATGAAGCAGGAATTCGGCTTCGGCACGGACAACTCGACCAATCCCTGGCAATACGGAGCGGAGGACGAGCAGGAGCAGGAGAAGAACATGGTCACCGGAGATCTCAACGCAGCCTTGGTGGAGTGGGTGGTGCAATACCGGATCGATGATCCCATGCAATACCTCTTCGAGGTGGAGTCCCCGGATGCGGCCCTGCGGGACCTTTCCGAGAACGTGATGAGGGAGGTCGTCGGAGACCGCACGGTGGATGAGGTCATCACCATCGGACGGCAGGAGATCGAGACCATCGCCACCCAGAAGCTCCAGGATGCCACACGCAGCTATGAGATGGGCCTGCGCATCGACCAGATCCAGCTCAAGAACGTGAATCCTCCGCGCCGCGTGCAGGGCAGCTTCAATGAGGTGAACAACGCCCTCCAGGAGAAGGAAAGCGCCATCAACATCGCCAATGGAGAATACAACAAGGCCGTGCCGCTCGCGCGCGGTGAGGCGGACCGGATGGTCAGCGCCGCTGAAGGGTACGCCATGAAACGGGTGAACGAGGCCGAGGGTGATGTCGCCTCCTTCGAGGCACTGCTCAAACAGTACAGCACCGCGCCCGACGTCACGCGGAGACGCATCTATCTGGAAACCATGTCCGAGATTCTCCCCAATATCGGCAGGACCGTGATGCTGGATGAGGACGCGAAGGGCCTGCTGCCGCTGCTCAACCTTGGCGGTTCCACCGTGACTCTTCCGGAAGGAGGTGCCCGATGA
- the aroB gene encoding 3-dehydroquinate synthase, giving the protein MPSVRVNLSDRSYDVVVEPGLLQRAGQAILEAGIKPCRVAVVTDSNVVKFHSEALLASLAEAGFQTTLHVVPAGESSKSMTQAEEVCRGMIRENHDRKSLLVALGGGVVGDLAGFVAAIFYRGIPFIQVPTTLLAQVDSSVGGKTGVNVEEGKNLLGAFHQPKRVLVDPHTLRTLPAREFHEGFAEAIKHAAIRDAGMVGELAALDPESRDVPADLIARNIGIKARVVEEDEYETKDIRALLNLGHTIGHGIEASLPYGEMLHGEAISLGLRAAVFLSERKAGLPPEAGRAIISLLERFHLPVILPERITTDTVMDRLSKDKKFSSGQIRYVLIDSPGSAFVSRDINADDLREAMGHLRD; this is encoded by the coding sequence ATGCCTTCCGTGCGAGTCAATCTGTCCGACCGTTCCTACGATGTGGTTGTCGAACCCGGCCTGCTCCAGCGGGCGGGCCAAGCCATCCTTGAAGCAGGCATCAAGCCCTGCCGGGTCGCCGTCGTCACGGACAGCAACGTGGTGAAGTTCCACTCGGAGGCCCTACTCGCCTCGCTGGCTGAGGCTGGTTTCCAGACCACCCTCCATGTCGTTCCCGCCGGAGAATCATCGAAGTCGATGACCCAGGCGGAAGAAGTCTGCCGCGGAATGATCCGGGAGAACCACGACCGCAAATCCCTGCTTGTCGCCCTGGGCGGTGGTGTGGTGGGAGACCTCGCGGGATTCGTCGCAGCCATCTTCTACCGCGGCATCCCCTTCATCCAAGTGCCGACCACCCTGCTCGCTCAGGTCGATTCCTCCGTGGGAGGGAAAACCGGCGTCAACGTGGAGGAAGGGAAGAACCTGTTGGGAGCATTCCACCAACCGAAACGCGTGCTGGTGGATCCCCACACCCTGCGCACCCTGCCCGCCCGGGAGTTCCACGAAGGCTTCGCGGAGGCGATCAAGCATGCGGCCATCCGCGACGCCGGCATGGTGGGTGAACTGGCCGCGCTCGATCCCGAAAGCCGGGATGTGCCTGCGGATCTCATCGCCCGCAACATCGGCATCAAGGCCCGGGTCGTGGAGGAGGATGAGTACGAAACGAAGGACATCCGCGCACTGCTCAATCTGGGGCATACCATCGGCCACGGCATCGAGGCGTCCCTTCCCTACGGAGAGATGCTCCACGGTGAGGCCATCTCGCTGGGCCTGCGGGCCGCAGTGTTCCTGTCCGAGAGGAAGGCCGGCCTCCCACCGGAAGCTGGCCGTGCCATCATCTCCCTGCTGGAGCGTTTCCACCTCCCTGTCATCCTCCCGGAGCGGATCACCACGGACACGGTCATGGACCGGCTTTCCAAGGACAAGAAATTCTCATCCGGGCAGATCCGCTATGTGCTGATCGACTCTCCTGGCAGTGCCTTCGTCAGCAGGGACATCAACGCGGACGATCTCCGGGAGGCCATGGGGCACCTCCGGGACTGA
- a CDS encoding YlbF family regulator: MSAVAEQSAVIAKTKELCAEIVADPSFRKNQAKVERFLSDDAARLQYQSVHERGDELAHKQRAGIELSKSEVTEFEAARDALFANEIARDFLEAQRELEQLQGEIAKYVGATIELGRVATEDDIQDSGGCCGGGCGCG; encoded by the coding sequence ATGTCAGCCGTTGCCGAACAGTCCGCAGTCATTGCGAAAACCAAAGAACTTTGCGCCGAAATCGTCGCGGACCCTTCTTTCCGTAAGAACCAGGCTAAGGTCGAGCGCTTCCTCTCCGATGACGCCGCACGCCTCCAGTACCAGAGTGTCCATGAGCGCGGCGATGAGCTCGCCCACAAGCAACGGGCCGGGATCGAACTCAGCAAGTCCGAGGTCACCGAGTTCGAAGCCGCCCGCGACGCCCTGTTCGCCAACGAGATCGCCCGTGACTTCCTCGAAGCCCAACGGGAACTGGAGCAGCTCCAGGGGGAAATCGCCAAGTACGTCGGTGCGACCATCGAACTTGGCCGTGTCGCCACTGAGGACGACATCCAGGATTCCGGCGGTTGCTGCGGTGGTGGTTGCGGTTGCGGCTGA
- the hflC gene encoding protease modulator HflC, producing the protein MRAFVTFLVVVGCILLLMIFSGCFYTVKPSDQVIITEFGNPVGKPITEPGLHLKKPFIQVVNVIPKNIRPWDGPRNEMPTKDKLYISVNAFARWRVTDPLEYFRRLRDERSALSRIEDIIGSETRSAVAKHDLIEIIRTDKARKPLRDETLEEMTENSPGSIGTLPPIRRGRHAIEADIRNDARAKLAELGIELLDVRFKRINYNSTVVEKIYERMISERLQIASKFRSEGQGQAARILGDKERDLNKIESEAYKKVQTTRGAADAKASEIYARAYGQRPEAAELYEFLKSMEMYRRTIGGDSTLILSTDSDLFKYLKSADGKPKAPALPRAE; encoded by the coding sequence ATGCGCGCATTCGTCACCTTCCTCGTCGTCGTGGGTTGCATCCTACTGCTGATGATCTTCTCCGGCTGTTTCTACACCGTGAAACCGTCGGACCAGGTGATCATCACCGAGTTCGGCAACCCCGTTGGCAAGCCCATCACTGAACCGGGGCTGCATCTCAAGAAGCCGTTCATCCAGGTGGTGAACGTCATCCCGAAAAACATCCGACCATGGGATGGACCCAGGAATGAGATGCCCACCAAGGACAAGCTCTACATTTCGGTGAACGCCTTCGCCCGCTGGCGCGTCACGGATCCGCTGGAGTATTTCCGCCGCCTGCGGGACGAGCGCAGCGCCCTCTCGCGGATCGAGGACATCATCGGCAGCGAAACCCGCAGCGCGGTCGCCAAGCATGATCTCATCGAGATCATCCGCACCGACAAAGCCCGCAAGCCTCTCCGGGACGAAACCTTGGAGGAAATGACCGAGAACTCACCCGGCAGCATCGGCACCCTGCCGCCCATCCGTCGTGGCCGCCACGCCATCGAGGCTGACATCCGGAATGACGCCAGGGCGAAGCTCGCTGAACTGGGCATCGAGCTGCTGGACGTCCGATTCAAGCGGATCAACTACAACTCGACGGTGGTCGAGAAAATCTATGAGCGGATGATCTCCGAGCGTCTCCAGATCGCCTCGAAATTCCGGTCGGAAGGCCAGGGTCAGGCCGCGCGGATCCTGGGCGACAAGGAAAGGGATCTGAACAAAATCGAATCCGAAGCCTACAAGAAGGTCCAGACCACCCGTGGTGCGGCTGATGCCAAAGCTTCCGAAATCTATGCCCGGGCCTACGGCCAGCGGCCGGAAGCGGCGGAACTCTATGAATTCCTGAAGTCCATGGAGATGTACCGTCGCACCATCGGCGGAGACTCCACCCTGATCCTTTCGACGGACAGCGATCTATTCAAATACCTCAAATCCGCTGACGGAAAGCCGAAGGCACCGGCCCTCCCGCGAGCGGAGTGA
- a CDS encoding iron-sulfur cluster assembly accessory protein, which translates to MTANYKIGNEKLIKVLDGASGHLRGLLERQGRPDGGLRIAVVGGGCSGLQYKMDLVDGPRDRDILVPSNGVNVVIDPKSALFVSGSELDYSDDLQQGGFKVSNPNAVVTCSCGESFAA; encoded by the coding sequence ATGACGGCCAACTACAAGATAGGTAACGAGAAGCTCATCAAGGTGCTGGACGGCGCCTCCGGCCACCTGCGTGGCTTGCTGGAGCGCCAGGGCAGGCCCGACGGTGGGCTGCGCATCGCCGTGGTGGGCGGCGGCTGTTCCGGACTCCAATACAAGATGGATCTGGTCGATGGGCCGCGGGACCGAGACATCCTCGTTCCCAGCAACGGGGTCAACGTGGTCATCGACCCGAAAAGCGCCCTCTTTGTCAGCGGCAGCGAACTGGACTACTCCGATGACCTCCAGCAGGGCGGCTTCAAGGTGAGCAACCCGAATGCGGTGGTCACCTGTTCATGCGGTGAAAGCTTCGCGGCGTGA
- a CDS encoding serine/threonine protein phosphatase, producing MSIQPIKDGIRSHVRIDFYGNVHKRLRGTDADKRYATEVEVLKVLEQRGCPYVPKVIEEHPEENYFVSTNCGMPAPHIPKERADQLFAALERDYGVRHLDAEPRNITYSDKLARFCIIDFELAEILPFPTPSEDASQPAANI from the coding sequence ATGTCCATCCAACCGATCAAAGACGGAATCCGTTCCCACGTCCGCATCGACTTCTACGGGAATGTCCACAAGCGCCTGCGCGGCACCGATGCGGACAAGCGCTACGCCACGGAAGTGGAGGTGCTGAAGGTGCTCGAGCAACGGGGCTGCCCTTACGTGCCGAAGGTGATCGAGGAACATCCGGAGGAGAACTACTTCGTCTCCACCAACTGCGGGATGCCCGCCCCCCATATCCCGAAAGAGCGGGCGGACCAGCTTTTCGCCGCGCTGGAGCGTGACTACGGAGTCCGGCATCTGGACGCGGAGCCGCGGAACATCACCTACTCGGACAAACTGGCGCGTTTCTGCATCATCGACTTCGAGTTGGCGGAAATCCTGCCGTTCCCCACGCCATCGGAGGATGCATCCCAGCCCGCCGCCAATATCTGA
- a CDS encoding right-handed parallel beta-helix repeat-containing protein, producing the protein MFLASSAFALEFHVTPSGKADAPGTVEAPFGTLVQARDAIRALKKKAPLNEAVTVWVHGGAYEMQETLALDVIDSGTEKFPVVYRGVEGETAWFNGAPKVEDFTGHQGKIRKADLKELGLGKAAIRQLLFNGKRQPLARYPNADPADPLYSGWAFLKDVPKDKIEGHRWKRVAYLDPKDVRKWAKPEELEMNIFAGYGWWNFIMPVASVDATANTLTLQKDCGYDLHPHNRYFIQNALEELDAPGEWYIDRTTETLYFWPPADQGEVRIPKLGSFVKMAAATKHITIRGLNFTGCTETAISFSGTENCTVAGCVITEAGGWNGSGISMHGKNNLATGNDVSFTGATGISLGGGDRVKLESANNVADNNHVHHPGMIQKNGAGIGLGGVGNKATHNHIHHTPRMAVQFSGNNLVVDYNHMHHTVLETQDGGAVYTGGRDWISSRGTSLKYNFIHDTIGVGQGADGLKHPHFTWGIYMDDNAGGLDIVGNIVVRSARAALHLHNGRDHIIENNIFVDGGERQVEYSGWSGNHPFFKNHHQMMIDGWDKVKEQPAWKGLRNMDFDPRNAVRPDGTIMSGNIAQRNIIAWKDASLRYADLKSVSAEYNTFDRNLVWNGGREINTSVVLTGADTGEELMGSSALLAGTPEGKVPKGWGWNHKPRKELKLQAEPENVLRVEAATSDDPKNSKVSLHSPSMPAKAGGAYRAKMKLKGTKPGMRGSFSYAIFSAGNGYWQSDAKGVTLGTEWQEFELTGAMLRESDPKWKPWMSKFFIRVDLADSEGDVLIKDLTVHEAVALDGWTSWQSVGWDKHSIIADPLFENQEKDDYRLKKDSPAFKLGFQQIPVEKIGQYDSEFRAKP; encoded by the coding sequence TTGTTTTTGGCGAGTTCCGCCTTCGCCTTGGAGTTCCATGTGACCCCCTCCGGAAAGGCGGACGCTCCGGGGACCGTGGAGGCTCCGTTCGGCACCCTGGTGCAGGCCCGCGATGCCATCCGTGCCCTGAAGAAGAAGGCGCCGCTCAATGAAGCGGTCACCGTCTGGGTTCACGGGGGAGCCTATGAAATGCAAGAGACGCTCGCCCTCGATGTGATCGATTCCGGCACGGAGAAATTCCCGGTGGTCTATCGCGGGGTGGAGGGGGAAACGGCTTGGTTCAACGGAGCCCCCAAGGTGGAGGATTTCACCGGGCACCAAGGAAAGATCCGGAAGGCCGACCTGAAGGAACTGGGACTGGGCAAGGCGGCGATCCGGCAGTTGCTGTTCAATGGCAAGCGCCAGCCCTTGGCACGATACCCGAATGCGGACCCGGCGGATCCGCTCTACAGCGGATGGGCGTTTCTCAAGGACGTGCCGAAGGACAAGATCGAGGGGCACCGCTGGAAGCGTGTGGCCTATCTGGATCCGAAGGACGTCCGGAAATGGGCGAAACCGGAGGAGCTTGAGATGAACATTTTCGCGGGCTACGGCTGGTGGAATTTCATCATGCCGGTGGCATCGGTCGATGCCACAGCGAACACCCTGACACTGCAGAAGGACTGCGGCTATGATCTTCACCCACACAACCGGTATTTCATCCAGAACGCCCTTGAGGAGCTGGATGCACCCGGCGAGTGGTACATCGACCGCACGACGGAAACCCTCTACTTCTGGCCTCCGGCAGACCAGGGTGAGGTGCGGATCCCGAAGCTGGGGAGCTTCGTGAAGATGGCGGCAGCCACCAAGCACATCACCATCCGCGGTCTGAACTTCACCGGTTGCACGGAGACTGCCATCAGCTTTTCCGGAACGGAGAACTGCACCGTGGCCGGTTGTGTCATCACCGAAGCGGGCGGCTGGAACGGCTCTGGGATTTCCATGCATGGAAAGAACAACCTGGCGACCGGAAATGATGTCTCTTTCACCGGTGCCACGGGCATCAGCCTGGGCGGTGGTGATCGGGTGAAACTGGAGTCCGCGAACAACGTGGCGGACAACAACCACGTCCACCATCCCGGCATGATCCAGAAGAACGGTGCCGGCATCGGCCTGGGTGGGGTGGGGAACAAGGCGACCCACAACCACATCCACCATACTCCCCGGATGGCCGTCCAGTTCAGCGGGAACAATCTCGTGGTCGACTACAACCACATGCACCACACCGTGCTGGAGACCCAGGACGGCGGTGCGGTTTATACCGGAGGGCGGGACTGGATCAGCTCCCGCGGCACCTCCCTGAAATACAACTTCATCCACGACACCATCGGCGTGGGGCAGGGTGCGGACGGACTGAAGCACCCCCACTTCACCTGGGGCATCTACATGGATGACAACGCGGGCGGTCTGGACATCGTGGGCAACATCGTGGTGCGCAGCGCACGTGCCGCACTGCACCTGCACAACGGCCGCGACCACATCATCGAGAACAACATCTTCGTGGACGGCGGCGAGCGCCAGGTGGAGTACAGCGGCTGGAGCGGCAACCATCCGTTCTTCAAGAACCACCATCAGATGATGATCGACGGCTGGGACAAGGTGAAGGAGCAGCCCGCCTGGAAGGGGCTGCGGAACATGGACTTCGACCCGCGCAACGCGGTCCGTCCGGACGGAACCATCATGTCCGGGAACATCGCACAAAGGAACATCATCGCCTGGAAGGATGCCTCCCTCCGCTATGCGGACCTGAAGAGTGTTTCCGCGGAATACAACACGTTCGACCGGAATCTGGTCTGGAACGGCGGCAGGGAGATCAACACCTCCGTGGTCCTCACCGGAGCTGATACCGGTGAAGAACTCATGGGGAGCTCTGCCTTGCTGGCGGGCACACCGGAGGGCAAGGTGCCGAAGGGATGGGGATGGAACCACAAGCCTCGCAAGGAACTGAAACTCCAGGCGGAGCCGGAAAACGTCCTGCGGGTGGAAGCCGCAACCAGCGATGACCCGAAGAACAGCAAGGTAAGCCTGCACAGTCCGTCGATGCCTGCCAAGGCGGGCGGAGCCTATCGGGCGAAGATGAAGCTGAAAGGGACCAAGCCCGGCATGCGGGGCAGTTTTTCCTACGCCATTTTCTCAGCCGGGAACGGCTATTGGCAATCCGACGCCAAGGGAGTGACCCTCGGCACGGAGTGGCAGGAATTCGAACTCACCGGCGCGATGCTCCGGGAGTCCGATCCGAAGTGGAAGCCCTGGATGAGCAAGTTCTTCATCCGCGTGGATCTGGCGGATTCCGAGGGGGACGTTCTGATCAAGGACCTGACGGTCCATGAGGCGGTGGCACTCGACGGCTGGACATCATGGCAGTCCGTCGGTTGGGACAAGCACTCCATCATCGCTGATCCGCTCTTCGAGAATCAGGAAAAGGATGACTATCGCCTGAAGAAGGACTCGCCGGCATTCAAGCTCGGGTTCCAGCAGATTCCGGTGGAGAAGATCGGCCAATACGACAGCGAATTCCGGGCGAAGCCCTGA